The genomic segment GGATGCAGTCAGCGACCGCGACTTTATTTTGGAATTTCTCTCCCATGCTTCGATCATTATGATGCATCTGTCGCGTCTGAGCGAAGAGCTCATCATGTGGTCCAGCACCGAGTTTAATTTCGTTGAGCTGGATGATGCTTTCTGCACAGGCAGCAGCATTATGCCGCAGAAGAAAAATCCGGATGTTCCTGAACTGGTGCGCGGCAAAACAGGCCGTGTCTACGGCAACCTGGTTGGCCTGCTGACGGTTTTAAAATCGCTTCCGCTGGCGTACAACAAGGATATGCAGGAAGACAAGGAAGGCATGTTTGATACGGTTCGCACGCTGCAAGGCGCGCTGCAGCTGTTCGCGCCGATGATTGCGACGATGAAGGTCAACAAAGACCGGATGCGCCAAGCGGTCAATCAGGATTTCTCCAATGCGACGGATATTGCCGATTTCCTCGTGGGCAAAGGGCTGCCTTTCCGCCAAGCGCATGAAGTTATTGGCAAAACGGTGCTTTATTGCATCGAGCAGGGCAAATACTTGCTAGATCTGAAGCTGGAGGAATTCAAGCAATTTTCCGAGCTGTTTGATGATCGCATTTATGCGGTGCTCCAGCCGGAGCAGGTTGTGGATGCACGCAACGTCTATGGCGGCACAGCGACTGTACAGGTTGAAGCAGCTATCGGCCGTGCCGATGAGGATCTGCTGAAGGTAGCCGCATGGGTAACGGAATACGCTGAGCGCAGCCGTTAAGCTATGCTTAGGGTTTAAAAACAAAAATCTCCAAATCCTCCTTTACGGCGGGTTTGGAGATTTTTTTGAATTCTCGCGTGAGCTTGTGATCATTGTAATCGCAAGTATAGGTGCTTCCCCTTTAAGGGGCAAGTACAGGAGCGACGCGATGCTTCGTTCCTTGCTCGTACGAGTAAGCCAGTTTGATCAGTGTCGGTTCGCTGTAATCGCGGCCGAGGAATTCAATGCTCGCTCCGAGCCCTTCAGCTGTGTAGCCGGCAGGCACGGTAATGGCTGGGAACCCGGAGAACGGGCTGAGGCGATTGTTGCCGCCTGCATTTTGCGCTTCGCCAATTAATGCAGCTGTTTGCGTAGTGGATGGGTAGACAATCGCATCCAGCCTATTGTCAGCCATCACCTTCAGCAGCGCGTCTTTTGTCGTTTTCGTACGGAACAGCACGATGTCCTTGTAATCCTCTGTATTCAGCGATTGCCGGGCATCACGTGTTTTGAGCGAAGCTTCCATCGATTTGTCGAATTGGCCGGAAGCGATAATTTCAGTAAGCGAGTGGTAAGGGGCTTTGGAGCCCAGCTCTGCCAAATATTCATTCAGCTGGAATTTGAATTCATAGCCGCTGAGGCTTGGGTAAGCCATAATTTCCTTCAGGTTTGGAATGGTAATATCGACAGTTACCGCACCTAATTTAGCTAAGTCCTTAACAGCTGCTTGTACCACTTCAGTGGTCGGCTGCTCCGCTTCTGTAGTGCCGAATAGCTCTGTCGCCACCCCGATGCGTGCGCCCTTTAAGCCTTTTGCATCCAGATAGCTCGTGTAGCTGCTTGGAATGTGGCTAATGCTTGCTGCTGTCGCTACGTCGTCAGGGTCATACCCGACCGTTGCATCGAGTACGATGGCTGCATCCGTTACGGTGCGGGTCATAGGTCCG from the Paenibacillus sp. BIHB 4019 genome contains:
- the argH gene encoding argininosuccinate lyase: MSKLWGGRFTKKTDQLVEEYTASILFDKELAEEDIQGSLAHVTMLGKQGILPDKDVETIQDGLHRVLQRIKRNDLEFSVSDEDIHMNIEKTLIDDIGSVGGKLHTGRSRNDQVSTDMHLYLRKRVVEFVDLLQKLQSSLVEQAKANTATIVPGYTHLQRAQPILFAHHLMAYVAMFGRDIERLQDSYKRINMLPLGAGALAGTTFPIDRHFVASQLKFDRVYENSLDAVSDRDFILEFLSHASIIMMHLSRLSEELIMWSSTEFNFVELDDAFCTGSSIMPQKKNPDVPELVRGKTGRVYGNLVGLLTVLKSLPLAYNKDMQEDKEGMFDTVRTLQGALQLFAPMIATMKVNKDRMRQAVNQDFSNATDIADFLVGKGLPFRQAHEVIGKTVLYCIEQGKYLLDLKLEEFKQFSELFDDRIYAVLQPEQVVDARNVYGGTATVQVEAAIGRADEDLLKVAAWVTEYAERSR